A part of Hydrogenobacter sp. T-8 genomic DNA contains:
- the nadB gene encoding L-aspartate oxidase — MAYFLNFDISRLSVEEAKVVICGSGIAGLTSAIVLKELGIEPVVLTRGIGNTYYSQGGIACALDPKDSPYLHMLDTQKAGRGLCKEETLKILVDEGIQRMADLKRWGVVFDEETTIEGGHSFPRVYKVKDYTGKAIYQALWKRAQSLGIRVIRGELEEILGEERVEGLVYHEGQSLRVIKTPAILLATGGSASMFLHTSNPVKVRGDALGIALRKGVKLINPEFVQFHPTVVKNTSILISEAVRGEGAILVDSKGERFVEELQPRDVVARAIYKKLRQGQEVFLDLRPIKAKGVDLSKRFPTIYSMLREAGYNPETQPIPITPASHYFIGGIEVDSYGKTTFEGLYAVGECACTGVHGANRLASNSLLEGLVFGYRTAYRIFHDLSFLKKPKETYYKNKREGQKDPPYTFEDLRRLMWENCGLEREETSLKQALEKLSTWLQTWKDWKPTIENRQLFDISLTAMATLSCALWRRESRGVHYRVDYPFEREEFRRDSLFTPRFLMLGE; from the coding sequence ATGGCGTATTTTCTTAACTTTGACATTTCAAGGCTTTCTGTAGAAGAAGCTAAGGTGGTGATTTGTGGTAGTGGCATCGCAGGACTTACCAGTGCCATAGTTTTAAAGGAGCTTGGCATAGAGCCTGTTGTCCTCACAAGGGGGATAGGAAACACCTACTACTCTCAAGGTGGCATTGCCTGTGCCCTTGACCCAAAGGACAGTCCATACCTTCATATGCTTGATACTCAAAAGGCAGGAAGGGGGCTATGCAAAGAGGAAACCCTCAAAATTCTCGTGGACGAAGGCATTCAAAGAATGGCAGACCTCAAAAGGTGGGGTGTGGTCTTTGACGAGGAGACCACCATAGAGGGAGGTCATTCCTTTCCAAGAGTCTATAAGGTAAAGGACTATACGGGCAAAGCCATATACCAAGCCTTGTGGAAGAGGGCTCAAAGCTTAGGCATTAGGGTAATAAGGGGAGAGTTAGAGGAAATCCTTGGAGAGGAAAGGGTAGAAGGGCTTGTTTACCATGAGGGGCAAAGCCTTAGAGTTATAAAAACACCTGCCATCCTTTTGGCAACGGGCGGTTCCGCAAGCATGTTTTTGCATACCTCTAACCCAGTAAAGGTAAGAGGAGACGCACTGGGCATAGCACTAAGGAAGGGCGTAAAACTAATTAACCCAGAGTTTGTGCAGTTTCATCCCACAGTGGTGAAAAACACCAGCATACTCATCTCAGAAGCAGTAAGAGGAGAGGGTGCTATTTTGGTGGATTCCAAAGGTGAGAGGTTTGTGGAGGAACTCCAGCCAAGAGATGTGGTAGCAAGGGCGATATACAAAAAGCTAAGACAAGGACAAGAGGTTTTCCTTGACCTAAGACCCATAAAAGCCAAAGGAGTAGACCTCTCCAAGAGGTTTCCCACCATATACTCCATGCTAAGGGAAGCAGGCTACAACCCAGAAACCCAACCCATCCCCATCACACCCGCATCTCACTACTTTATAGGTGGCATTGAGGTAGACAGCTATGGAAAAACCACCTTTGAAGGTCTCTATGCGGTAGGAGAATGTGCCTGCACGGGCGTGCATGGGGCAAACAGACTTGCCTCTAACTCCTTGCTTGAGGGCTTGGTTTTTGGATACAGAACCGCCTACAGAATTTTTCATGACCTTTCCTTTTTGAAAAAGCCAAAGGAGACCTATTACAAAAACAAAAGGGAAGGGCAAAAAGACCCACCTTACACCTTTGAAGACCTGAGAAGGCTTATGTGGGAAAACTGTGGACTGGAAAGGGAAGAGACCTCTCTCAAACAGGCACTTGAAAAGCTAAGCACATGGCTACAAACATGGAAAGACTGGAAACCCACCATAGAAAACCGCCAGCTTTTTGACATAAGCCTAACCGCTATGGCTACCCTTAGCTGTGCTCTTTGGAGAAGGGAAAGCAGAGGCGTGCACTATAGGGTGGATTATCCTTTTGAGAGAGAGGAGTTTAGAAGGGATAGCCTTTTTACTCCTCGTTTTCTTATGTTGGGAGAGTAG
- a CDS encoding YkvA family protein, with protein sequence MEAKLSKYYRDIDIRELGRLFEEKLRRVSPTMEYVRNLILDAKMLYRILSDEEFDLKEEAKRDFVSALLYFIEDKDSIPDRIPMIGYWDDYKLVRYVKEKHKEEINRYFSQVKHFIANYF encoded by the coding sequence ATGGAGGCAAAGCTAAGTAAATACTACAGGGATATAGACATAAGGGAACTGGGTAGGCTCTTTGAGGAAAAGCTCAGAAGGGTCTCTCCCACTATGGAGTATGTGAGAAACCTTATACTTGATGCCAAAATGCTCTATAGGATACTCTCTGACGAGGAGTTTGACCTAAAGGAAGAAGCCAAAAGGGACTTTGTGTCCGCACTCTTATACTTTATAGAAGACAAGGACTCCATACCTGACCGCATACCCATGATTGGATACTGGGATGACTATAAGCTCGTAAGATATGTAAAGGAAAAGCACAAGGAAGAGATAAACCGCTACTTCTCACAGGTTAAGCACTTTATAGCCAACTACTTCTAA